A DNA window from Solanum lycopersicum chromosome 3, SLM_r2.1 contains the following coding sequences:
- the LOC101259141 gene encoding MMS19 nucleotide excision repair protein homolog isoform X3 yields the protein MEMYLTTTDNIIRSRGILLLGELLMRLMSKPLGDTAISSLMEFFTERLADWKALHGALVGCLALLRRKTGVGMISRSQAKAVAESYLKTLQVQSLGQHDRKLCLQILECLLDRYRDALFSLGDDLVYGICEAIDGEKDPQCLMLIFHIVELLAQLFPEASGPLENFAGDLFEILECYFPIHFTHPKSDDVDIKREELSRALMLAFASTPLFEPSVIPLLLDKLSSSLPSAKVESLKYLSFCTLKYGGDRMEKYTKSLWSALKDALFTSPQSTLSEDSDPIDGLGFHESEIMTQALEFLQVLVRQHNASFLSLIMGDGDISTFLNSFSQFDNFNSLSTQYKQRLHAVGHVLSVCIKASASSCNKVFESFFPRLVDALRLSVDNSHGIVHSAVDANFNFGALYLCVELLAACRQLVVSSDEVASAHDLARDSWCQILHSFSTSLCNVFFCLIRASCVESTRNAYVYAAVKGLEILATFPGSFISVSKLMYENILLTLTSIIESEFNKKFLWKAALKALVEISLFVNKYHEDEKAASFNSIVKQKIVSLISSDDLNMPQSLKLEAVFDIGLTGKNFMLSVVSELEKTISANLSEILVHGDRRLAGLTAGLLECYSNKVLPWFHVNGGADEVSLSFAVNIFTKMEHNTSLSLEAEGKELLGATMAAMKQAMTCCSVESQEKVLQKAIDVMETNSFFFSNNLILGTDLFNKKTQLGQTSEGLSCQDEWIISLFASVVIALRPQTQIPNIRLLLQLLAMTLLEGHIPSAQALGSLVNKLPLNISEDCSLKELIDMLLKNVLWRNISIGKEGNHGDAVAMSNLRSSSLNSHAVIGLAWIGKGLLMRGHEKLKDVTMTFLSCLVSNEDQGNLLPFNDQMKDPAELKVFSLRKSAADAFHIVMSDSDACLNRNYHAIVRPLYKQRFFNIMMPMFLSAIAKCDSSTSRCFLYQAFAHLVSETPLVAVVGDAKKVLPVLMDCFLILSKDISHKEIIYSVLIVLSGILTDKNGQETIIENAPMVIRRLIELTSYPYMMVIRETAIQCFGAMSELPHARIYPMRTQVLQAITKALDDPKRVVRLEAVKCRLAWASIASRSIHF from the exons ATGGAGATGTATTTGACCACTACAGATAATATCATTCGTTCAAGAG GTATCCTCTTACTTGGAGAGCTGTTGATGCGACTAATGTCGAAGCCGTTGGGTGATACTGCAATAAGCAGCTTGATGGAGTTCTTCACAGAGCGGCTG GCAGATTGGAAAGCGTTGCATGGTGCCCTTGTCGGTTGTTTGGCTCTACTAAGGAGGAAAACTGGTGTTGGTATGATCAGTAGGAGTCAAGCAAAGGCTGTTGCAGAGTCTTATCTGAAAACCCTGCAGGTGCAGTCCTTGGGGCAGCATGACAGGAAG CTTTGCCTTCAAATATTGGAATGCCTATTAGATCGCTATCGGGATGCACTTTTTTCACTG GGTGATGATCTCGTTTATGGAATCTGTGAAGCTATTGATGGTGAAAAGGATCCACAGTGCTTGATGCTCATATTTCATATAGTTGAACTGCTGGCGCAATTATTTCCCGAAGCTTCTGGTCCATTAGAGAATTTTGCAGGAGATTTGTTCGAGATTTTGGAATGTTACTTTCCTATCCATTTCACCCAT CCTAAGAGTGATGATGTTGATATTAAGAGGGAGGAACTCTCAAGGGCCCTAATG CTAGCATTTGCTTCGACACCACTTTTTGAACCCTCGGTCATTCCATTACTTCTTGACAAACTATCTTCTTCTCTGCCGTCAGCAAAG GTGGAATCTTTGAAGTACcttagcttctgcacattgaaatATGGAGGAGATAGGATGGAAAAGTACACAAAATCCCTTTGGTCTGCATTAAAAGATGCACTATTTACTAGTCCGCAGTCCACTTTGTCAGAGGATTCCGATCCAATAGATGGATTAGGTTTTCATGAGAGTGAAATTATGACACAGGCCCTTGAATTTCTTCAGGTGCTTGTTCGGCAGCATAATGCTTCATTCTTGAGTTTGATTATGGGTGATGGGGACATAAGCACATTTCTGAACTCCTTTTCCCAGTTCGACAATTTTAATAGTCTTTCTACCCAATACAAACAGAGATTACATGCAGTTGGGCATGTTCTTTCTGTTTGCATTAAAGCTTCTGCATCTTCCTGCAATAAAGTTTTTGAAAGTTTCTTTCCTCGGTTGGTGGATGCTTTAAGGCTCTCGGTTGACAATTCCCATGGAATTGTTCATTCAGCTGTGGATGCAAACTTTAACTTTGGAGCCCTGTATCTATGTGTTGAACTCCTTGCTGCATGCCGACAGCTGGTAGTCAGCTCTGATGAAGTCGCTTCAGCTCATGATCTAGCACGTGACTCTTGGTGCCAGATTCTTCATAGTTTCTCCACATCATTATGTAATGTTTTCTTTTGTCTCATTCGAGCAAGTTGTGTTGAAAGCACTCGGAATGCTTATGTTTACGCAGCAG TTAAAGGTTTGGAGATCTTGGCTACATTTCCTGGAAGCTTTATTTCTGTCTCAAAGCTCATGTATGAGAATATCTTGCTGACTTTGACGTCAATTATTGAATCTGAATTCAACAAGAAGTTTCTATGGAAGGCAGCACTGAAAGCATTAGTGGAGATTAGCTTGTTTGTCAATAAGTATCACGAGGACGAGAAGGCAGCCAGCTTTAACAGTATTGTCAAGCAAAAGATAGTTTCTCTAATTTCTTCGGATGACTTAAATATGCCCCAATCGCTCAAACTGGAGGCAGTTTTTGATATCGGATTGACCGGGAAGAATTTCATGCTTAGTGTTGTAAGCGAATTGGAGAAGACTATATCAGCCAACTTATCTGAGATTCTT GTCCATGGAGATCGGCGGTTAGCTGGATTGACAGCTGGGCTTTTGGAATGTTATTCCAATAAGGTACTTCCATG GTTCCATGTCAATGGAGGTGCAGATGAAGTCTCTTTGAGTTTTGCGGTTAATATTTTCACTAAAATGGAACATAACACATCTTTGAGTCTAGAAGCAGAGGGGAAG GAACTTCTGGGTGCAACAATGGCTGCAATGAAACAAGCTATGACATGCTGTTCAGTGGAAAGCCAGGAAAAGGTTCTTCAGAAAGCTATTGATGTGATGGAAAcaaactcttttttcttttcaaacaaTCTGATTCTAGGAACCGATCTCTTTaacaagaaaactcaacttgGTCAGACTTCTGAGGGTTTGTCATGTCAAGATGAATGGATTATTTCACTCTTCGCGTCAGTTGTAATTGCATTGCGTCCTCAAACTCAGATACCAAATATAAGACTCTTATTACAGTTGTTGGCGATGACTCTCCTTGAAGGCCATATTCCCTCAGCTCAGGCCCTGGGTTCTTTGGTTAACAAACTTCCTCTGAATATATCAGAAGACTGCAGTCTTAAAGAACTTATTGATATGCTACTCAAGAATGTATTGTGGCGCAACATTAGCATTGGAAAAGAGGGCAATCATGGTGATGCAGTTGCTATGAGTAACCTGAGATCAAGTAGTCTGAATAGTCATGCTGTTATTGGATTAGCATGGATAGGGAAAGGTCTGCTTATGCGGGGTCATGAGAAGCTAAAAGATGTGACTATGACTTTCTTGAGTTGCTTAGTTTCAAATGAAGATCAGGGAAATTTGCTACCTTTCAATGATCAAATGAAAGATCCTGCAGAGCTCAAAGTGTTTTCTCTCAGAAAATCAGCTGCTGATGCATTTCATATTGTTATGAGTGATTCTGATGCTTGTTTGAACAGAAATTACCATGCAATTGTCCGCCCGCTCTATAAACAACGATTTTTCAACATAATGATGCCTATGTTCTTATCTGCAATAGCAAAATGTGATTCATCCACTTCAAG GTGTTTTCTCTATCAAGCTTTTGCACACCTGGTATCTGAAACTCCTCTTGTTGCTGTTGTTGGTGATGCCAAAAAG GTCCTTCCTGTACTTATggattgttttcttattttgagCAAGGATATCTCTCATAAGGAGATAATTTACAGTGTCTTGATCGTTCTCTCTGGAATATTAACGGATAAAAATG GACAAGAAACTATCATAGAAAATGCTCCCATGGTTATACGCAGACTTATTGAGCTCACTTCCTATCCTTATATGATG GTGATTCGAGAGACTGCAATTCAGTGCTTTGGTGCCATGTCGGAGCTGCCGCATGCGAGGATATATCCCATGAGGACACAG GTGTTGCAAGCTATAACCAAAGCTCTTGATGATCCAAAGAGGGTTGTTCGTCTAGAGGCAGTCAAATGTCGGCTAGCTTG GGCTTCAATTGCATCAAGGAGTATTCACTTCTAA
- the LOC101259141 gene encoding MMS19 nucleotide excision repair protein homolog isoform X1 produces the protein MDGTPTIHYVIHIESYVSSSSSEAQQAASIDAIALLLKNDLLSLETLVREMEMYLTTTDNIIRSRGILLLGELLMRLMSKPLGDTAISSLMEFFTERLADWKALHGALVGCLALLRRKTGVGMISRSQAKAVAESYLKTLQVQSLGQHDRKLCLQILECLLDRYRDALFSLGDDLVYGICEAIDGEKDPQCLMLIFHIVELLAQLFPEASGPLENFAGDLFEILECYFPIHFTHPKSDDVDIKREELSRALMLAFASTPLFEPSVIPLLLDKLSSSLPSAKVESLKYLSFCTLKYGGDRMEKYTKSLWSALKDALFTSPQSTLSEDSDPIDGLGFHESEIMTQALEFLQVLVRQHNASFLSLIMGDGDISTFLNSFSQFDNFNSLSTQYKQRLHAVGHVLSVCIKASASSCNKVFESFFPRLVDALRLSVDNSHGIVHSAVDANFNFGALYLCVELLAACRQLVVSSDEVASAHDLARDSWCQILHSFSTSLCNVFFCLIRASCVESTRNAYVYAAVKGLEILATFPGSFISVSKLMYENILLTLTSIIESEFNKKFLWKAALKALVEISLFVNKYHEDEKAASFNSIVKQKIVSLISSDDLNMPQSLKLEAVFDIGLTGKNFMLSVVSELEKTISANLSEILVHGDRRLAGLTAGLLECYSNKVLPWFHVNGGADEVSLSFAVNIFTKMEHNTSLSLEAEGKELLGATMAAMKQAMTCCSVESQEKVLQKAIDVMETNSFFFSNNLILGTDLFNKKTQLGQTSEGLSCQDEWIISLFASVVIALRPQTQIPNIRLLLQLLAMTLLEGHIPSAQALGSLVNKLPLNISEDCSLKELIDMLLKNVLWRNISIGKEGNHGDAVAMSNLRSSSLNSHAVIGLAWIGKGLLMRGHEKLKDVTMTFLSCLVSNEDQGNLLPFNDQMKDPAELKVFSLRKSAADAFHIVMSDSDACLNRNYHAIVRPLYKQRFFNIMMPMFLSAIAKCDSSTSRCFLYQAFAHLVSETPLVAVVGDAKKVLPVLMDCFLILSKDISHKEIIYSVLIVLSGILTDKNGQETIIENAPMVIRRLIELTSYPYMMVIRETAIQCFGAMSELPHARIYPMRTQVLQAITKALDDPKRVVRLEAVKCRLAWASIASRSIHF, from the exons ATGGATGGCACTCCGACAATTCACTATGTCATTCACATTGAGTCTTACGTGAGCTCTTCCAGCTCCGAGGCACAGCAG GCGGCAAGTATTGACGCGATTGCTCTTCTTCTCAAGAATGACTTGTTAAGTTTAGAAACCTTG GTTAGGGAGATGGAGATGTATTTGACCACTACAGATAATATCATTCGTTCAAGAG GTATCCTCTTACTTGGAGAGCTGTTGATGCGACTAATGTCGAAGCCGTTGGGTGATACTGCAATAAGCAGCTTGATGGAGTTCTTCACAGAGCGGCTG GCAGATTGGAAAGCGTTGCATGGTGCCCTTGTCGGTTGTTTGGCTCTACTAAGGAGGAAAACTGGTGTTGGTATGATCAGTAGGAGTCAAGCAAAGGCTGTTGCAGAGTCTTATCTGAAAACCCTGCAGGTGCAGTCCTTGGGGCAGCATGACAGGAAG CTTTGCCTTCAAATATTGGAATGCCTATTAGATCGCTATCGGGATGCACTTTTTTCACTG GGTGATGATCTCGTTTATGGAATCTGTGAAGCTATTGATGGTGAAAAGGATCCACAGTGCTTGATGCTCATATTTCATATAGTTGAACTGCTGGCGCAATTATTTCCCGAAGCTTCTGGTCCATTAGAGAATTTTGCAGGAGATTTGTTCGAGATTTTGGAATGTTACTTTCCTATCCATTTCACCCAT CCTAAGAGTGATGATGTTGATATTAAGAGGGAGGAACTCTCAAGGGCCCTAATG CTAGCATTTGCTTCGACACCACTTTTTGAACCCTCGGTCATTCCATTACTTCTTGACAAACTATCTTCTTCTCTGCCGTCAGCAAAG GTGGAATCTTTGAAGTACcttagcttctgcacattgaaatATGGAGGAGATAGGATGGAAAAGTACACAAAATCCCTTTGGTCTGCATTAAAAGATGCACTATTTACTAGTCCGCAGTCCACTTTGTCAGAGGATTCCGATCCAATAGATGGATTAGGTTTTCATGAGAGTGAAATTATGACACAGGCCCTTGAATTTCTTCAGGTGCTTGTTCGGCAGCATAATGCTTCATTCTTGAGTTTGATTATGGGTGATGGGGACATAAGCACATTTCTGAACTCCTTTTCCCAGTTCGACAATTTTAATAGTCTTTCTACCCAATACAAACAGAGATTACATGCAGTTGGGCATGTTCTTTCTGTTTGCATTAAAGCTTCTGCATCTTCCTGCAATAAAGTTTTTGAAAGTTTCTTTCCTCGGTTGGTGGATGCTTTAAGGCTCTCGGTTGACAATTCCCATGGAATTGTTCATTCAGCTGTGGATGCAAACTTTAACTTTGGAGCCCTGTATCTATGTGTTGAACTCCTTGCTGCATGCCGACAGCTGGTAGTCAGCTCTGATGAAGTCGCTTCAGCTCATGATCTAGCACGTGACTCTTGGTGCCAGATTCTTCATAGTTTCTCCACATCATTATGTAATGTTTTCTTTTGTCTCATTCGAGCAAGTTGTGTTGAAAGCACTCGGAATGCTTATGTTTACGCAGCAG TTAAAGGTTTGGAGATCTTGGCTACATTTCCTGGAAGCTTTATTTCTGTCTCAAAGCTCATGTATGAGAATATCTTGCTGACTTTGACGTCAATTATTGAATCTGAATTCAACAAGAAGTTTCTATGGAAGGCAGCACTGAAAGCATTAGTGGAGATTAGCTTGTTTGTCAATAAGTATCACGAGGACGAGAAGGCAGCCAGCTTTAACAGTATTGTCAAGCAAAAGATAGTTTCTCTAATTTCTTCGGATGACTTAAATATGCCCCAATCGCTCAAACTGGAGGCAGTTTTTGATATCGGATTGACCGGGAAGAATTTCATGCTTAGTGTTGTAAGCGAATTGGAGAAGACTATATCAGCCAACTTATCTGAGATTCTT GTCCATGGAGATCGGCGGTTAGCTGGATTGACAGCTGGGCTTTTGGAATGTTATTCCAATAAGGTACTTCCATG GTTCCATGTCAATGGAGGTGCAGATGAAGTCTCTTTGAGTTTTGCGGTTAATATTTTCACTAAAATGGAACATAACACATCTTTGAGTCTAGAAGCAGAGGGGAAG GAACTTCTGGGTGCAACAATGGCTGCAATGAAACAAGCTATGACATGCTGTTCAGTGGAAAGCCAGGAAAAGGTTCTTCAGAAAGCTATTGATGTGATGGAAAcaaactcttttttcttttcaaacaaTCTGATTCTAGGAACCGATCTCTTTaacaagaaaactcaacttgGTCAGACTTCTGAGGGTTTGTCATGTCAAGATGAATGGATTATTTCACTCTTCGCGTCAGTTGTAATTGCATTGCGTCCTCAAACTCAGATACCAAATATAAGACTCTTATTACAGTTGTTGGCGATGACTCTCCTTGAAGGCCATATTCCCTCAGCTCAGGCCCTGGGTTCTTTGGTTAACAAACTTCCTCTGAATATATCAGAAGACTGCAGTCTTAAAGAACTTATTGATATGCTACTCAAGAATGTATTGTGGCGCAACATTAGCATTGGAAAAGAGGGCAATCATGGTGATGCAGTTGCTATGAGTAACCTGAGATCAAGTAGTCTGAATAGTCATGCTGTTATTGGATTAGCATGGATAGGGAAAGGTCTGCTTATGCGGGGTCATGAGAAGCTAAAAGATGTGACTATGACTTTCTTGAGTTGCTTAGTTTCAAATGAAGATCAGGGAAATTTGCTACCTTTCAATGATCAAATGAAAGATCCTGCAGAGCTCAAAGTGTTTTCTCTCAGAAAATCAGCTGCTGATGCATTTCATATTGTTATGAGTGATTCTGATGCTTGTTTGAACAGAAATTACCATGCAATTGTCCGCCCGCTCTATAAACAACGATTTTTCAACATAATGATGCCTATGTTCTTATCTGCAATAGCAAAATGTGATTCATCCACTTCAAG GTGTTTTCTCTATCAAGCTTTTGCACACCTGGTATCTGAAACTCCTCTTGTTGCTGTTGTTGGTGATGCCAAAAAG GTCCTTCCTGTACTTATggattgttttcttattttgagCAAGGATATCTCTCATAAGGAGATAATTTACAGTGTCTTGATCGTTCTCTCTGGAATATTAACGGATAAAAATG GACAAGAAACTATCATAGAAAATGCTCCCATGGTTATACGCAGACTTATTGAGCTCACTTCCTATCCTTATATGATG GTGATTCGAGAGACTGCAATTCAGTGCTTTGGTGCCATGTCGGAGCTGCCGCATGCGAGGATATATCCCATGAGGACACAG GTGTTGCAAGCTATAACCAAAGCTCTTGATGATCCAAAGAGGGTTGTTCGTCTAGAGGCAGTCAAATGTCGGCTAGCTTG GGCTTCAATTGCATCAAGGAGTATTCACTTCTAA
- the LOC101259141 gene encoding MMS19 nucleotide excision repair protein homolog isoform X4 — protein sequence MEMYLTTTDNIIRSRGILLLGELLMRLMSKPLGDTAISSLMEFFTERLADWKALHGALVGCLALLRRKTGVGMISRSQAKAVAESYLKTLQVQSLGQHDRKLCLQILECLLDRYRDALFSLGDDLVYGICEAIDGEKDPQCLMLIFHIVELLAQLFPEASGPLENFAGDLFEILECYFPIHFTHPKSDDVDIKREELSRALMLAFASTPLFEPSVIPLLLDKLSSSLPSAKVESLKYLSFCTLKYGGDRMEKYTKSLWSALKDALFTSPQSTLSEDSDPIDGLGFHESEIMTQALEFLQVLVRQHNASFLSLIMGDGDISTFLNSFSQFDNFNSLSTQYKQRLHAVGHVLSVCIKASASSCNKVFESFFPRLVDALRLSVDNSHGIVHSAVDANFNFGALYLCVELLAACRQLVVSSDEVASAHDLARDSWCQILHSFSTSLCNVFFCLIRASCVESTRNAYVYAAVKGLEILATFPGSFISVSKLMYENILLTLTSIIESEFNKKFLWKAALKALVEISLFVNKYHEDEKAASFNSIVKQKIVSLISSDDLNMPQSLKLEAVFDIGLTGKNFMLSVVSELEKTISANLSEILVHGDRRLAGLTAGLLECYSNKVLPWFHVNGGADEVSLSFAVNIFTKMEHNTSLSLEAEGKELLGATMAAMKQAMTCCSVESQEKVLQKAIDVMETNSFFFSNNLILGTDLFNKKTQLGQTSEGLSCQDEWIISLFASVVIALRPQTQIPNIRLLLQLLAMTLLEGHIPSAQALGSLVNKLPLNISEDCSLKELIDMLLKNVLWRNISIGKEGNHGDAVAMSNLRSSSLNSHAVIGLAWIGKGLLMRGHEKLKDVTMTFLSCLVSNEDQGNLLPFNDQMKDPAELKVFSLRKSAADAFHIVMSDSDACLNRNYHAIVRPLYKQRFFNIMMPMFLSAIAKCDSSTSRCFLYQAFAHLVSETPLVAVVGDAKKVLPVLMDCFLILSKDISHKEIIYSVLIVLSGILTDKNGQETIIENAPMVIRRLIELTSYPYMMVIRETAIQCFGAMSELPHARIYPMRTQVGVL from the exons ATGGAGATGTATTTGACCACTACAGATAATATCATTCGTTCAAGAG GTATCCTCTTACTTGGAGAGCTGTTGATGCGACTAATGTCGAAGCCGTTGGGTGATACTGCAATAAGCAGCTTGATGGAGTTCTTCACAGAGCGGCTG GCAGATTGGAAAGCGTTGCATGGTGCCCTTGTCGGTTGTTTGGCTCTACTAAGGAGGAAAACTGGTGTTGGTATGATCAGTAGGAGTCAAGCAAAGGCTGTTGCAGAGTCTTATCTGAAAACCCTGCAGGTGCAGTCCTTGGGGCAGCATGACAGGAAG CTTTGCCTTCAAATATTGGAATGCCTATTAGATCGCTATCGGGATGCACTTTTTTCACTG GGTGATGATCTCGTTTATGGAATCTGTGAAGCTATTGATGGTGAAAAGGATCCACAGTGCTTGATGCTCATATTTCATATAGTTGAACTGCTGGCGCAATTATTTCCCGAAGCTTCTGGTCCATTAGAGAATTTTGCAGGAGATTTGTTCGAGATTTTGGAATGTTACTTTCCTATCCATTTCACCCAT CCTAAGAGTGATGATGTTGATATTAAGAGGGAGGAACTCTCAAGGGCCCTAATG CTAGCATTTGCTTCGACACCACTTTTTGAACCCTCGGTCATTCCATTACTTCTTGACAAACTATCTTCTTCTCTGCCGTCAGCAAAG GTGGAATCTTTGAAGTACcttagcttctgcacattgaaatATGGAGGAGATAGGATGGAAAAGTACACAAAATCCCTTTGGTCTGCATTAAAAGATGCACTATTTACTAGTCCGCAGTCCACTTTGTCAGAGGATTCCGATCCAATAGATGGATTAGGTTTTCATGAGAGTGAAATTATGACACAGGCCCTTGAATTTCTTCAGGTGCTTGTTCGGCAGCATAATGCTTCATTCTTGAGTTTGATTATGGGTGATGGGGACATAAGCACATTTCTGAACTCCTTTTCCCAGTTCGACAATTTTAATAGTCTTTCTACCCAATACAAACAGAGATTACATGCAGTTGGGCATGTTCTTTCTGTTTGCATTAAAGCTTCTGCATCTTCCTGCAATAAAGTTTTTGAAAGTTTCTTTCCTCGGTTGGTGGATGCTTTAAGGCTCTCGGTTGACAATTCCCATGGAATTGTTCATTCAGCTGTGGATGCAAACTTTAACTTTGGAGCCCTGTATCTATGTGTTGAACTCCTTGCTGCATGCCGACAGCTGGTAGTCAGCTCTGATGAAGTCGCTTCAGCTCATGATCTAGCACGTGACTCTTGGTGCCAGATTCTTCATAGTTTCTCCACATCATTATGTAATGTTTTCTTTTGTCTCATTCGAGCAAGTTGTGTTGAAAGCACTCGGAATGCTTATGTTTACGCAGCAG TTAAAGGTTTGGAGATCTTGGCTACATTTCCTGGAAGCTTTATTTCTGTCTCAAAGCTCATGTATGAGAATATCTTGCTGACTTTGACGTCAATTATTGAATCTGAATTCAACAAGAAGTTTCTATGGAAGGCAGCACTGAAAGCATTAGTGGAGATTAGCTTGTTTGTCAATAAGTATCACGAGGACGAGAAGGCAGCCAGCTTTAACAGTATTGTCAAGCAAAAGATAGTTTCTCTAATTTCTTCGGATGACTTAAATATGCCCCAATCGCTCAAACTGGAGGCAGTTTTTGATATCGGATTGACCGGGAAGAATTTCATGCTTAGTGTTGTAAGCGAATTGGAGAAGACTATATCAGCCAACTTATCTGAGATTCTT GTCCATGGAGATCGGCGGTTAGCTGGATTGACAGCTGGGCTTTTGGAATGTTATTCCAATAAGGTACTTCCATG GTTCCATGTCAATGGAGGTGCAGATGAAGTCTCTTTGAGTTTTGCGGTTAATATTTTCACTAAAATGGAACATAACACATCTTTGAGTCTAGAAGCAGAGGGGAAG GAACTTCTGGGTGCAACAATGGCTGCAATGAAACAAGCTATGACATGCTGTTCAGTGGAAAGCCAGGAAAAGGTTCTTCAGAAAGCTATTGATGTGATGGAAAcaaactcttttttcttttcaaacaaTCTGATTCTAGGAACCGATCTCTTTaacaagaaaactcaacttgGTCAGACTTCTGAGGGTTTGTCATGTCAAGATGAATGGATTATTTCACTCTTCGCGTCAGTTGTAATTGCATTGCGTCCTCAAACTCAGATACCAAATATAAGACTCTTATTACAGTTGTTGGCGATGACTCTCCTTGAAGGCCATATTCCCTCAGCTCAGGCCCTGGGTTCTTTGGTTAACAAACTTCCTCTGAATATATCAGAAGACTGCAGTCTTAAAGAACTTATTGATATGCTACTCAAGAATGTATTGTGGCGCAACATTAGCATTGGAAAAGAGGGCAATCATGGTGATGCAGTTGCTATGAGTAACCTGAGATCAAGTAGTCTGAATAGTCATGCTGTTATTGGATTAGCATGGATAGGGAAAGGTCTGCTTATGCGGGGTCATGAGAAGCTAAAAGATGTGACTATGACTTTCTTGAGTTGCTTAGTTTCAAATGAAGATCAGGGAAATTTGCTACCTTTCAATGATCAAATGAAAGATCCTGCAGAGCTCAAAGTGTTTTCTCTCAGAAAATCAGCTGCTGATGCATTTCATATTGTTATGAGTGATTCTGATGCTTGTTTGAACAGAAATTACCATGCAATTGTCCGCCCGCTCTATAAACAACGATTTTTCAACATAATGATGCCTATGTTCTTATCTGCAATAGCAAAATGTGATTCATCCACTTCAAG GTGTTTTCTCTATCAAGCTTTTGCACACCTGGTATCTGAAACTCCTCTTGTTGCTGTTGTTGGTGATGCCAAAAAG GTCCTTCCTGTACTTATggattgttttcttattttgagCAAGGATATCTCTCATAAGGAGATAATTTACAGTGTCTTGATCGTTCTCTCTGGAATATTAACGGATAAAAATG GACAAGAAACTATCATAGAAAATGCTCCCATGGTTATACGCAGACTTATTGAGCTCACTTCCTATCCTTATATGATG GTGATTCGAGAGACTGCAATTCAGTGCTTTGGTGCCATGTCGGAGCTGCCGCATGCGAGGATATATCCCATGAGGACACAGGTTGGTGTTTTGTAG